From the Merismopedia glauca CCAP 1448/3 genome, one window contains:
- a CDS encoding condensation domain-containing protein, whose product MDSPQLIGFSPITTPPNPTKSAYLSLAQQRLWSHEQSEVGTAIYNIPVAYHLSGEVDVAVLEQSLREIFQRHEVLRTRFGTVDGQPVQIIAEITEFSLPVVDLSSLSADQQEGELKRLEKEEAETPFSLTDGALWRFQLISLGQSRHVLLVNIHHIVSDRWSLHLLMQEAAVNYKALIEGQTPPLPPLPKQYADFAQEQQQWLQGSKGLAQLTYWEQQLAGNLAPLQLPSDRPRSFVVSYQGARQSLELNQSLTSALKQLSDRLGVTLFITLLTAFQTLLYQYTQQEDMLVCSPVAGRHRFQTKELIGYFINILPLRSDLSGDPTLMQLMNRVGKVVLGAYKNLDVPFQAIADLPNLVRTPLTRGFFALQPPATESLDLPGIGVDWQDIPNGTANFDLSLFIEEKGDLLTGWLDYKTDLFEPTTIREFLDRFATLLESLVANPEEHLSGLPCLRKAEPTSQAQTETVYIAPQKEIERTIAAVWQQVLHIDQVSIEQNFFDLGGHSLLVAKVISQLREKFNRDLSTIDLFKYPTIRAMAQYLSQESDVAQSAWQEIQDNAQRQKETIKRRQQLMKQRRMTNR is encoded by the coding sequence ATGGATAGCCCCCAACTAATTGGATTTTCACCAATTACCACCCCACCTAACCCCACTAAATCTGCTTACCTTTCTTTAGCTCAACAGCGCTTGTGGTCACACGAGCAGTCAGAGGTAGGCACTGCGATTTATAACATTCCTGTCGCCTATCATTTATCAGGTGAAGTGGATGTAGCAGTACTAGAACAGAGTTTGAGAGAGATTTTCCAACGTCATGAAGTCCTACGCACCAGATTTGGCACTGTTGATGGACAACCCGTGCAGATTATTGCGGAAATAACAGAATTTAGTTTACCAGTTGTAGATCTTAGCTCGTTATCAGCAGACCAGCAGGAAGGGGAACTGAAGCGGCTAGAGAAAGAAGAAGCCGAAACTCCTTTTAGTTTGACTGATGGAGCCTTGTGGCGCTTCCAACTCATCTCTTTAGGGCAATCCCGTCACGTTCTCTTAGTCAATATCCACCACATAGTTAGCGATCGCTGGTCTTTACATCTCTTAATGCAGGAAGCAGCCGTTAACTATAAAGCCTTAATTGAGGGACAAACGCCTCCCTTACCGCCATTACCGAAACAATATGCCGATTTTGCCCAAGAGCAGCAACAATGGCTCCAAGGCTCAAAAGGACTCGCTCAACTCACCTATTGGGAACAGCAGCTAGCTGGGAATCTAGCTCCCCTCCAGCTACCGAGCGATCGCCCTCGGTCATTTGTGGTTAGTTACCAAGGTGCTAGGCAATCTCTAGAGCTTAACCAAAGTTTGACTAGTGCCCTGAAACAACTGAGCGATCGCCTAGGGGTAACTTTATTTATCACCCTTCTGACAGCCTTTCAGACCTTGTTGTATCAATACACTCAGCAAGAAGATATGCTAGTGTGTTCTCCCGTGGCTGGTCGCCATCGCTTCCAAACTAAAGAGTTAATTGGCTATTTCATCAATATCCTACCGCTTCGGAGCGATTTATCAGGAGATCCCACCTTGATGCAACTGATGAATCGGGTGGGTAAAGTAGTACTAGGAGCTTACAAAAATCTAGATGTACCTTTTCAGGCGATCGCCGATCTCCCCAATCTAGTCCGTACTCCCCTAACTCGCGGCTTTTTTGCCCTGCAACCTCCTGCCACAGAGAGTTTAGATTTGCCAGGGATAGGCGTGGATTGGCAAGATATACCCAATGGCACAGCTAATTTCGATTTATCCCTTTTTATTGAAGAAAAAGGCGATCTCCTGACTGGATGGCTAGATTACAAAACTGACCTATTTGAGCCAACTACTATTCGTGAGTTTCTCGATCGGTTTGCTACTTTGCTCGAAAGTCTGGTGGCTAATCCAGAGGAACACCTATCTGGCTTACCCTGTTTGAGAAAAGCAGAACCTACTAGTCAAGCTCAGACAGAAACTGTTTATATAGCACCCCAGAAAGAGATAGAACGCACTATTGCTGCTGTTTGGCAACAAGTTCTACATATCGACCAAGTAAGCATTGAGCAAAACTTTTTCGATCTTGGAGGGCATTCTCTCCTGGTGGCGAAAGTAATTAGCCAATTGCGAGAAAAGTTTAATAGAGATCTATCAACTATCGATCTGTTTAAATATCCGACTATCAGAGCAATGGCTCAATATCTTAGCCAGGAAAGTGATGTGGCTCAGTCAGCTTGGCAAGAAATCCAAGACAATGCTCAAAGGCAAAAAGAAACTATCAAACGCCGTCAGCAATTGATGAAACAAAGGAGGATGACTAATAGATAG
- a CDS encoding acyl carrier protein — MEKWLSVKLAEQLSLDVNTVSVTEPVTRYGIDSIDAVTMVSDLEDLLALELPATLLWDYPTIEKSAQYLAENFDISAILTDNDVN, encoded by the coding sequence ATGGAAAAGTGGCTATCCGTCAAACTAGCCGAGCAATTATCTCTTGATGTGAATACAGTTAGCGTCACCGAACCAGTCACCCGTTACGGTATAGATTCTATTGATGCTGTAACTATGGTCAGTGATTTAGAAGATTTGTTGGCTCTAGAGTTACCAGCAACTTTGTTGTGGGACTATCCGACAATTGAAAAATCGGCTCAATATTTAGCAGAAAACTTTGATATTTCTGCCATATTAACTGACAACGATGTTAACTGA